GGACTCATCACGTGCGGCGACCCGAACACGCTGGTAGTGAGCTCGACGGATGTGAGGTGGCATCCGCCAGCTGCCGGAGTCGTCAGGTCTTTCCGTTGCCTTGTGGCCACGGATTTGACGAAACGCCTGTCCGACCCGCCAGCCGAGGTTCCCGATCTGCGCGTCCCGCATATGGTGGGGTCGGGCTACACTGGCGGGCGGAACCCAGTCCACGTCACGGTCAGAAGCGCCCAGATACAACATGAGTTGCAACGACAGAGATGTCATGAACGCCCCGACCGCCTTGTCCCCACCGAAATCCTGACGCCGTGCTGCTTCTGCGATGTAGTCGCCCAGGGTTTGTCCTGCGATCAATTCCCCGCGAGTCATGAAAATGACCGGCTGCAGGCCAGGAATGGGAAGGTCGTCCACCGAGTAAGTCCAAAGGCAAAGAATGCCCGCCGCTTCTCCGATCGGTCCGTAGGTAGTGGTGGTGCCGGTCAGGGTGATTCCGCAGGCCACTAAACCGTTGTAGCGGTAGATATGGTTGCTGCGGGACAGGACCAGTGGATCCGGGAACGAGAAGCCAACAGCGCCATACGCTTGTTTGTCCAGCCAGTCACCGGTTATTTCGACGTTGGCGTCCGTGTCAGCAAGTGCAATGGCGAAGTCGTGGTCGACACGGAGCATGACCGGACTTTGGGCCCACTGGTTCAGTGTGCCGTAAGCGCCCGCCGCAGCTGCCGCATCGTTCTGCAGCCGCGCCGCTGTTTCCAGCGCGCTGATGACAGCGGAAGCATCGTGGATCTTGATGCTGCGCGCAGCTTTCTGGGTGCCTTGCCGGCTTGCTTTGCCCATGCCGAAAGCCTAGTCGGTTGATGTCTAGGTTCCCTGCGGCAGAGGCTGTGCCCGGTGATGGCCGTCAGGAAATGACGCGGCAATTAATTCTGCGTGTGACTGGCTGCAGAAACCGATGCCCGTATCTCTACACATGTGTGTGGCATGCAAAGAGTGGGCTTCAAGGGGATCGGAGCCGCCTCTGGGAGGACGTATTCAGCCAGTTCCGGAGTTCCCGGAGATGAAGGGACTGTCGCGCCGCAATCTTTTCTATATGCGTGGATTCGCAGCCGCATGGCCGGATCCAATTGTGCAACAGCCTGTTGCACAATTGCCGTGGGGTCACATCACCGTCTTGTTGGACAAAGCGGAAACCTCGGCGCAACGGGCCTGGTACGCGTCGGCGGCCGTCGAATACGGCTGGTCCAGGAACGTACTCCTGAACATGATGATGAGCAAATCCATGGAACGCACCGGGGCAGCGCCGTCGAACTTTGTGCAACAGCTTGTTGCACCAGATTCGGAGCTCGCCCAACAAGTCGCCAAAGACCCTTACAACTTCGAGTTCCTTGGCCTGTCCGGTGAAGTCGCCGAACGGGACCTCGAGAATGCACTAACGAACAGAATCACCGAAACCCTGCGGGAGCTCGGGCCGGGCTTTTCCTTCGTCGGGCGGCAAGTACATTTTGACGTCGACGGTGACGACTACTACGTCGATTTGCTGTTCTTTCACATCGAACAGCTTCGGTACGTCGTCATCGAACTTAAGACAGGTAAGTTTCAGCCGGAATGGGAGGGCAAGTTGAACTTCTATGTAGCCCTCGTCGACGACACGCTCCGCCGGGACCATCACAATGAAACAATCGGGATCCTGATTTGTGGTACGAAGAATGACCGCAGCTTCCGTTACAGCCTGGGCCGCTCCACCTCCCCCATGGCAGTCGCCGCCTACACCTACGACAAACTCCCCGTTGCAGAACGAGACGCTCTCCCGGCCGAAGACAATCTTGTCGCCGCACTCGAATGGGCCGAACCCAATGAGCACACGGACTTTGATTCGGAGGATGTCTAGCGAAATAGTTTCTGTCCAGGCACCCGACACCTCCGGCGTCGAAACGTAATATGCGCTGTTATCGGCGTTTCATCGGTCGTCGAATCTCGGAACCCGTCCGCATCTGACACACTTCCTGTATGACACCGATGGAAATCTTGATGGAAGAAGCCCGTGCTCAAAGGACAGTACTCATAACCGCCGCTGAATCCGATGGTTCCGTAGAAACGCGCGAAATTGAGCCCTACAGTCTCCGCCCCGGCAAGCCGGGCACGGAGCCTCGTCTCTTCGGCTGGTGCATGACGCGAAACGCAATAAGGAGCTGGAGCGTTTCGAATATTCGGTTATCGGTGCCCACGGGGAACTCCTTCAGCCCTCGCTGGCCGGTCGAGTTTTAAGGCTAACCAACCACCTGCACTAGGCCGCGATGTTGAGCTACGTCCTTAGCTTGGATCAGGTTTTATGAAATATCGTCGGTGCCTTGTGCAAGACTTTTCGAATAATGGTGAAGGGAGGAAGCTTTGCAATGGATGCAATGCGGACGCGGGTACGTCACGAGGAAGCGCCCGCGCCCAACGGCTGCAGGCGATGTGGTCATGAATCGCGCGGGCATGGTTATCAATTCTGTCGGGCCACGGGGCTGCATCCTTGGGAGCCGCCGACCGACGAGCAGCGCAAGGCCCGGATGCTAGCCCGAGCGCGACGGGTCAGTTCGTAACGCTTTGTCTAATTGTCACGTCGCACGGGCTTGTAACTGTTCGAATACGGCCCGGAGATCTTCTGGGACATCATCGGGCGTAGTGAGGCTCATGGCCATTTCCATGGTTAGCTGCTGCTTTCGCATAGGGCCGGACAAGCTTTCCGTCTTGAACATGGACAGTAGTTCATCGCTGAACTTCTTCGACTTCCTCAGATCGCTGATATGTGTTTCAGCCCACGGCGTCTTGTCAACCCGCGGCCATTTGGAGTTGGCAACTCTGACCCACTGAGCATCAGAAAAGACATCTTCAAATTCTTTGGGATTACCAATGTAAAGTGCATGCTTATTCGGATCGAGCCCCTTGGCCGCTAGGCGCTTGTCTGACATAGCGTTATTGCTGGCAGACTTGGAATCGGCATCAATGACGAAAGCAACTTCTCTGTCGTGCTCGACCAGGAACTTCGCAAAGTCAGTTGCTCCCTCATTGTTGCGGCAGGCCCACAGCGCGATCCCACATGATTCCAAATGCCTTCCCATCGACAATCTGAATAGAACGGGGAAGGCGCCTTGCTCGGACACGCCTTCCACTCCGACGAACAACCGCTCGTGTAGGAGGACGGTGTTCCTCAGCCCGAGAGAAGCCGCGACGGATCCCAAGTGGCGACCAACATCGGATTCATCGGCAATCCGGTCGATTACTGTTCGGTGACCCTCATGTCTGACATGTACAACATCGCTGATATCGACGCCATCGATAAGGTTCATCGAGTGCGTCGCTATGACCATTTGGATATTCGGGAGTTCGCATTGCTCCCGGAAGAGTCTCATCAGGTCTCGCTGATGCGAATAATCGAGATGAGTATCGGGCTCGTCATACAGGAGAACGACATTTCCGACGCCTGGGCCCGCGAGCAAGCCACGGGTGTATTCCCAGACCGCCAAGGCTAACCGTCGAGCTCTCCCGGCGCCCGCTTCGCCGAGCCTGACGCCTTCTCCTTCTTTGGCAGTCACGCTGACCTGCGTTGCTTTGAGACCAGAGGTGAAGCTGACATCCGGAACGATGGTTACCTGGCCGATGTCACTGCATCTGTCCATGATGTGCTGGCGAATCTGGGCAGCGTCTTTGGCAAGCTTTTCCTGTAGCTCGACTTCTAGTGCGCCGAGCTTACCCTTTAGGTCTGGTTGACCGGCGTGCGCTTCGTATGCCGC
This genomic interval from Arthrobacter sp. FW306-2-2C-D06B contains the following:
- a CDS encoding WYL domain-containing protein encodes the protein MEEARAQRTVLITAAESDGSVETREIEPYSLRPGKPGTEPRLFGWCMTRNAIRSWSVSNIRLSVPTGNSFSPRWPVEF
- a CDS encoding ATP-dependent nuclease, which produces MRLEHISITGFRSIESLEHLKIGTPTLLTGHNDAGKSASLDAIRFLLNAYPPNDRDRTYLSEAEEEAAPTENGTGEKTSAQQTTRVPLTCVEGQFLLDAEEQEELSLPETVRIRRRFQADGPAVYERFCEVPIDSRLRSFSTLKVDGLKELIAELALIPEGQTKPMLLTALEMAAGLADKIWQWEPVSAGLIKALPKVLSFDQAGQNDAEQTIKAALQAAYEAHAGQPDLKGKLGALEVELQEKLAKDAAQIRQHIMDRCSDIGQVTIVPDVSFTSGLKATQVSVTAKEGEGVRLGEAGAGRARRLALAVWEYTRGLLAGPGVGNVVLLYDEPDTHLDYSHQRDLMRLFREQCELPNIQMVIATHSMNLIDGVDISDVVHVRHEGHRTVIDRIADESDVGRHLGSVAASLGLRNTVLLHERLFVGVEGVSEQGAFPVLFRLSMGRHLESCGIALWACRNNEGATDFAKFLVEHDREVAFVIDADSKSASNNAMSDKRLAAKGLDPNKHALYIGNPKEFEDVFSDAQWVRVANSKWPRVDKTPWAETHISDLRKSKKFSDELLSMFKTESLSGPMRKQQLTMEMAMSLTTPDDVPEDLRAVFEQLQARAT